The following are encoded in a window of Methanobrevibacter ruminantium M1 genomic DNA:
- a CDS encoding zinc ribbon domain-containing protein, with protein sequence MFCPNCGGWIDEGDVICPHCGIQVR encoded by the coding sequence ATGTTTTGTCCGAATTGCGGTGGCTGGATTGATGAAGGGGATGTGATCTGTCCCCACTGTGGAATCCAGGTTCGCTAA
- a CDS encoding DUF2080 family transposase-associated protein gives MGVNCIRVVIDNAEESITKVAKAHGNGALVLVPKRWIGRKVQITLLEEEDKLMF, from the coding sequence TTGGGGGTTAATTGCATTAGAGTTGTAATAGACAATGCAGAAGAAAGTATAACAAAGGTGGCTAAGGCCCATGGAAATGGGGCTTTGGTGTTGGTTCCAAAACGATGGATCGGCAGGAAGGTACAGATAACCTTGCTGGAGGAAGAGGACAAACTGATGTTTTAA
- the sstT gene encoding serine/threonine transporter SstT: MNKYIKKWTESSLILKIIGGLIIGSVLGILVPQYKLIGLPGELFVTALKAIAPILVFILVASALSRASEGIGSRFKTVIVLYLFSTFLSAMVAVTGSYLFPVGMHLTDASDVAAPGGLGEVISSMLLKIFANPLQSLSQGDYLGILFWAIVIGLCLKKIASDSTLDVFSDLADATSLAVRGIIQFAPIGIMGLVFSAVSESGLSIFIQYGQLVLLLVGCIATVAFVTDPIIAAFALRRNPYPLVLTCLKESGITAFFTRSSAANIPVNMRLCERLGLDKDFYSISIPLGSTINMEGAAVTITVMTLAVCHTLGISVDLPTTIVLCIISTLAACGSSGVAGGSLLLIPMACSLFGIPSDISMQAIAVGFIIGVVQDSCETALNSSGDALFSATAEYHDRVKRGEDMNFLGEFAKDKAKQ, translated from the coding sequence ATGAACAAATATATTAAAAAATGGACAGAATCAAGTCTGATTTTAAAGATCATCGGTGGTTTGATTATCGGATCCGTATTAGGAATCCTTGTACCTCAATATAAGTTAATTGGACTTCCAGGAGAGCTATTTGTAACTGCTTTAAAGGCTATTGCTCCTATTCTTGTATTTATTTTAGTGGCTTCAGCTCTATCTAGGGCAAGCGAAGGAATAGGCAGTCGTTTTAAAACAGTAATTGTTTTATATTTATTTTCAACTTTCCTATCTGCTATGGTAGCTGTAACTGGAAGCTATCTCTTCCCAGTTGGCATGCATTTGACAGACGCTAGTGATGTGGCAGCACCTGGCGGATTGGGGGAAGTCATAAGTTCCATGCTTCTTAAGATCTTTGCAAATCCTTTGCAATCCTTATCTCAAGGGGATTATTTGGGAATTCTCTTTTGGGCTATTGTAATAGGACTATGCTTAAAGAAAATTGCTAGCGACAGCACATTGGATGTTTTCTCCGACTTGGCAGATGCAACCAGCTTGGCTGTTAGGGGAATTATTCAATTTGCCCCTATAGGTATTATGGGGCTTGTATTTAGTGCTGTATCCGAAAGTGGATTAAGCATTTTCATCCAATACGGTCAATTGGTCTTATTGCTTGTTGGATGTATTGCAACGGTTGCATTTGTAACAGACCCTATCATTGCAGCATTTGCCTTAAGGCGCAATCCTTATCCTCTTGTTTTGACTTGTCTTAAGGAAAGCGGAATAACTGCATTCTTTACAAGAAGCTCAGCAGCAAACATTCCTGTAAATATGAGGCTTTGTGAAAGATTAGGCCTTGACAAGGACTTCTATTCAATAAGTATTCCTCTAGGTTCCACAATCAATATGGAAGGTGCTGCTGTTACAATCACAGTTATGACCTTGGCAGTATGCCATACTTTAGGAATCAGCGTTGACTTGCCTACAACAATTGTTCTATGTATCATTTCCACTTTGGCGGCTTGCGGTTCCTCTGGTGTAGCAGGAGGTTCTTTGCTCCTTATTCCAATGGCATGTTCCCTATTTGGAATACCTTCAGACATTTCAATGCAGGCCATAGCAGTGGGATTCATCATTGGAGTTGTTCAGGACTCATGTGAAACTGCCCTTAACTCAAGCGGAGATGCATTATTCTCTGCAACAGCAGAATATCATGACAGAGTCAAAAGAGGGGAAGATATGAACTTCCTAGGTGAATTTGCTAAAGATAAGGCAAAACAATAA
- the cca gene encoding CCA tRNA nucleotidyltransferase, which yields MNYEFILNDLRPSQEEIDAVNKTTEKVISFLNKTCKEENIPAQAFAVGSVAKNTWLSGKSDIDIFIRFPLKTDEAVLKEKGLYLGYKTNDALKGKASEHYASHPYLTCLIDGIEVDIVPCYWIEDGSQLKSAVDRTILHTRYIQKHLKKSQEDEVLLLKKFMDAVGTYGSEFKTGGFAGYLCELLILKYSTFEETLRQAQDWKFHTKIDLENYGTSDNKLFKNDPLVFIDPTDKNRNVAAALRIERMLDFIIASRNYINLIDSLEDADENIIKEKVLKYFSPLLKERFQDKSVKEISDDILDEFKDRETQTLVISFPIPEMNADALHPQLLKTVESISHKLESEDFSVYSYDYWTDEKNLVIFIIELNVFKQSKYYVHEGPKVWNKLAFNNFSAKWSQESLYHKGEFIVFDRERQFVTAKELVKHLLEKDNIHEIKVGKNLRKAISSTHTLCEIDEFLENIDQFICDEADQREFLNTLDDLLRPGQYLKR from the coding sequence ATGAACTATGAATTTATACTAAATGATTTAAGGCCATCTCAAGAGGAGATTGATGCAGTAAACAAGACAACAGAAAAAGTGATAAGCTTTTTAAATAAGACCTGCAAAGAGGAAAATATTCCAGCACAGGCTTTTGCAGTAGGTTCAGTTGCTAAAAACACTTGGTTGAGTGGCAAATCAGATATAGACATATTCATACGTTTTCCTTTAAAAACTGATGAGGCAGTGCTTAAGGAAAAGGGCCTATATCTTGGATATAAAACAAATGATGCATTAAAAGGAAAGGCATCAGAGCATTATGCCTCACATCCTTATCTGACCTGTTTAATAGATGGAATCGAAGTGGATATAGTTCCTTGCTATTGGATTGAAGATGGTAGCCAACTTAAATCAGCAGTGGATAGAACCATCCTCCACACCAGATATATACAGAAACACTTAAAGAAGTCCCAAGAGGATGAAGTATTGCTTTTAAAGAAATTCATGGATGCCGTTGGCACATATGGCTCTGAATTCAAGACAGGTGGTTTTGCAGGCTATCTATGCGAATTGCTCATTCTAAAATACAGCACCTTTGAAGAGACCCTTAGACAGGCTCAGGATTGGAAGTTCCATACCAAAATCGATTTGGAAAACTATGGAACCTCAGACAATAAGCTCTTTAAAAATGACCCTCTTGTTTTCATTGACCCAACAGACAAAAACCGTAATGTAGCTGCAGCTTTAAGAATAGAGAGAATGCTTGATTTTATAATAGCCTCTAGAAACTACATCAATCTAATTGACAGCTTAGAGGATGCCGATGAGAACATAATAAAAGAAAAAGTCTTAAAATACTTCAGCCCACTTCTTAAGGAGAGATTCCAGGACAAATCAGTTAAAGAAATATCAGATGACATATTGGATGAGTTTAAAGACCGAGAAACTCAAACTTTAGTCATCAGTTTCCCAATTCCAGAAATGAATGCAGATGCTCTTCATCCTCAGCTTTTAAAGACAGTTGAATCAATATCCCATAAGCTGGAATCTGAAGACTTTTCAGTTTATAGCTATGACTATTGGACTGATGAAAAAAATCTCGTCATCTTCATAATTGAGCTAAATGTATTCAAGCAAAGCAAATATTACGTTCATGAAGGTCCTAAGGTTTGGAATAAGCTTGCATTTAATAACTTTTCAGCCAAATGGTCCCAAGAGTCTCTATATCATAAAGGGGAATTCATTGTCTTTGACAGGGAGCGTCAATTCGTTACAGCTAAGGAATTGGTTAAACACTTGCTTGAAAAGGATAATATTCATGAGATTAAGGTTGGAAAGAATTTAAGAAAAGCTATTAGCAGCACCCATACCCTTTGTGAGATTGATGAGTTTTTAGAAAATATTGATCAATTCATTTGTGATGAAGCAGATCAAAGGGAGTTTTTAAATACTTTAGATGATTTATTAAGGCCAGGCCAGTATCTTAAAAGGTAA
- a CDS encoding MarR family winged helix-turn-helix transcriptional regulator produces the protein MNTEKEFNTTVYNYDRLGDLLFIFQKNHKTYLNNLLAEYDLNLIQVLCILKIDSEENLNQKDLSDSLYLTKGAITKAIKKLESNGIVIREKSPIDKRHNVLALSKKGEDLIPIINDINQDWEKRMGLDELSPEFLKTFKALAFKSAELNNEKLV, from the coding sequence ATGAATACTGAAAAAGAATTTAATACGACTGTTTATAATTATGACCGTTTAGGAGACCTTTTGTTTATTTTTCAAAAGAACCATAAGACCTATCTTAATAATCTCTTGGCAGAGTATGACTTAAATTTGATACAGGTATTGTGCATTTTAAAAATAGATAGTGAAGAGAATCTTAATCAAAAGGACTTATCAGATAGTTTATATCTAACAAAAGGAGCCATAACCAAAGCCATAAAGAAATTAGAATCTAATGGCATAGTCATAAGGGAGAAATCCCCTATCGATAAAAGGCATAATGTGCTTGCTTTATCAAAGAAAGGAGAGGATCTTATTCCAATCATAAATGACATAAATCAAGATTGGGAAAAGAGAATGGGTTTGGATGAGCTTTCTCCTGAGTTTTTAAAGACTTTTAAGGCCTTGGCTTTTAAATCAGCTGAGTTGAATAATGAAAAATTAGTTTAA
- a CDS encoding 3-hydroxyacyl-CoA dehydrogenase, with product MSIKKVVVAGGGVLGSQIAYQSAFCGFDVTVWLRSEGSIERAKPKFERLLNIYLSTLEAMKTDKSAYCRGLSKTADLSDEEIDSLKEQAQKAFDSLTLTTSYEEAADDADLVIEAIAEDPNQKIAFYEELRKYLPEKTILVTNSSTLLPSMFAEHTGRPEKYLAFHFANNIWAQNTAEVMPHPGTKQEYFDAIVEFAEDINMVPIKVLKEQPGYVLNSLLVPFLSAGQALWANEVADPETIDLTWRLATGAPNGPFQILDVVGLVTAYNIVIMDPRSNDPETTQGKIAAKLKEKIDAGETGINAGKGFYEYG from the coding sequence ATGAGCATAAAAAAAGTAGTTGTAGCTGGTGGAGGAGTATTAGGCAGTCAAATTGCTTATCAATCTGCATTCTGTGGATTTGATGTAACAGTTTGGCTTAGAAGCGAAGGTTCAATCGAAAGGGCAAAACCTAAGTTTGAAAGGCTCTTGAACATCTATTTAAGTACACTTGAAGCAATGAAGACTGATAAGTCTGCATATTGCAGAGGTTTAAGCAAAACAGCAGACCTAAGTGATGAGGAAATTGACAGCTTAAAGGAGCAGGCTCAAAAGGCTTTTGATAGCTTGACACTTACTACAAGCTATGAAGAAGCAGCTGATGATGCAGACCTTGTCATTGAAGCAATTGCAGAAGACCCTAATCAAAAGATAGCCTTCTATGAGGAATTGAGAAAATACCTTCCAGAAAAGACAATTCTGGTAACAAACTCATCTACCTTGCTTCCAAGCATGTTTGCTGAACACACAGGACGTCCTGAAAAGTATCTTGCATTCCACTTTGCAAATAACATCTGGGCTCAAAACACTGCTGAAGTGATGCCTCATCCTGGAACCAAACAGGAATACTTCGATGCAATTGTTGAATTTGCAGAGGACATCAATATGGTTCCGATTAAGGTATTGAAGGAACAGCCAGGCTATGTATTGAACTCTTTGCTGGTTCCATTCCTATCTGCAGGTCAGGCATTATGGGCAAATGAGGTTGCAGATCCTGAAACAATCGACTTGACTTGGAGGCTTGCTACAGGTGCACCTAACGGTCCTTTCCAAATATTGGATGTCGTTGGGCTTGTAACAGCATATAATATTGTAATTATGGATCCTAGGTCAAATGACCCTGAGACAACCCAGGGAAAAATAGCTGCAAAGCTTAAAGAGAAAATAGATGCTGGTGAAACAGGTATCAATGCAGGAAAAGGTTTCTACGAGTATGGATAG
- the npdG gene encoding NADPH-dependent F420 reductase, translated as MIVSVIGGTGPQGLGIALRLAIEGVEVIVGSRKEEKALDVVAEAKEKYADYDLNIKGLANEDAAKEGDILILTVPLAAQKPTVEGIKEFCTDKIVLDATVPLETAIGGKPFRFIDLMEGSAAERTASILDGTGAKVICAFCNISNSHLSNIPEDIDCDCLIAGDDKEAKEIAAELINKIPGVRTIDTGILEKSRIIEKITPLLIGLNIKYKSHYGGLRITGIPKLDE; from the coding sequence ATGATAGTTAGTGTAATTGGTGGAACTGGTCCACAAGGTTTAGGAATTGCTCTTAGATTAGCAATTGAAGGTGTAGAAGTTATTGTTGGTTCTCGTAAAGAAGAAAAAGCATTAGATGTTGTTGCAGAAGCAAAAGAAAAATATGCAGACTATGACTTAAACATAAAAGGTTTAGCTAACGAAGATGCAGCTAAAGAAGGTGACATCTTAATCCTTACAGTACCTCTTGCAGCACAAAAGCCAACTGTTGAAGGAATTAAGGAATTTTGTACTGACAAGATTGTATTAGATGCTACTGTACCTTTAGAAACTGCAATCGGAGGTAAACCATTCAGATTCATAGACCTAATGGAAGGTTCCGCAGCAGAACGTACTGCAAGCATTCTTGATGGAACCGGAGCAAAAGTTATCTGCGCATTCTGTAACATAAGTAACTCTCACTTATCCAACATTCCAGAAGACATTGACTGTGACTGTTTGATTGCCGGAGATGACAAGGAAGCTAAGGAAATTGCAGCAGAGCTCATCAACAAGATTCCAGGTGTCAGAACAATCGACACAGGAATTTTAGAAAAATCCAGAATCATTGAAAAGATCACTCCACTTTTAATTGGATTAAACATAAAATACAAATCCCATTACGGTGGTCTTAGAATTACTGGAATTCCTAAATTGGATGAATAA
- a CDS encoding transposase, giving the protein MVKRIPDEEQIKLGIRTLDFNIPEDHISRFVVDFIDEYYPLLGIKENKKKKGRDSFPVKEMLKLLIYAKIEHIDSMRFLADMVKYHDVYKFVGNGICPSERSLQRYREKYGKYYNELLKATLKKASDVDYTDFNEVSIDGTIKKAYNSKNKVITEKETEILTRYFEGGRVSQEELDKLHKPAREILENKKISNQEKLYLLDDIKTQFTLSGQKSVPVTDIEARWMKSKKGNSQISYNIQSAVDYDTKMICAINVVQAPTDHYQLPKIVDKAINNTNVIPRFVLADTIYLNEESLSYLADNQINGVIPDRKQSKEKIGRLNKNPYHKDHFKYFPEIDAFECPEGQIMYFFNKYTEKNDDLDKPDKIKRLYSNYGACKACNCRENCLSSTQTHRTITEYGGSLKKAMWEKMETEEYKEEYAKRSSVEGPFGILKEQFHIESEVVIGKTKTEERILLDAVAYNLIRLFNLEQEIKNDKEDIVDFCEKISVQEKLEVRATIF; this is encoded by the coding sequence ATGGTTAAAAGAATTCCTGATGAAGAACAAATAAAATTAGGCATTAGAACTTTAGATTTTAACATTCCAGAGGATCATATTTCTCGTTTTGTTGTGGATTTCATTGACGAATATTATCCTCTTTTAGGAATCAAAGAAAATAAAAAGAAGAAAGGGCGTGACAGTTTTCCTGTGAAAGAGATGTTAAAATTGCTTATTTATGCTAAAATCGAGCATATTGATAGTATGAGATTCTTAGCAGACATGGTAAAATATCATGACGTATATAAATTCGTTGGAAATGGAATTTGTCCTTCAGAACGATCATTACAACGATACAGAGAAAAATACGGCAAATATTACAATGAATTGTTAAAAGCAACCTTAAAAAAAGCTTCAGATGTGGATTACACTGATTTCAACGAAGTTTCCATTGACGGAACCATCAAAAAAGCATACAATTCAAAAAATAAAGTGATCACAGAAAAAGAAACTGAAATATTAACCCGTTACTTCGAAGGAGGCCGTGTAAGTCAGGAAGAGCTAGATAAACTCCATAAACCGGCCCGAGAGATTCTTGAAAATAAAAAAATCAGCAACCAAGAAAAATTATACCTCTTGGATGACATTAAAACACAATTCACACTGTCTGGTCAAAAATCAGTGCCAGTAACCGACATAGAAGCACGTTGGATGAAAAGCAAGAAAGGAAACTCACAAATAAGCTATAATATCCAATCTGCAGTCGATTACGATACAAAAATGATTTGTGCAATAAACGTCGTACAAGCCCCTACAGACCATTACCAATTGCCAAAAATCGTAGATAAGGCAATAAACAACACAAACGTAATACCAAGATTCGTATTGGCAGATACAATCTATCTGAATGAAGAAAGCTTATCATATCTTGCAGATAATCAAATAAATGGAGTTATACCAGATAGAAAGCAATCCAAGGAAAAAATCGGAAGATTGAACAAGAACCCATATCACAAGGATCACTTCAAATACTTCCCTGAAATTGATGCATTTGAATGTCCAGAAGGCCAAATAATGTATTTTTTCAACAAATACACTGAAAAAAATGATGATTTGGACAAGCCAGACAAAATTAAGCGTTTATATTCCAATTATGGTGCTTGTAAGGCTTGCAATTGCCGTGAAAACTGCCTTTCATCCACCCAAACCCACAGAACAATCACCGAATATGGCGGAAGTTTAAAGAAAGCAATGTGGGAAAAAATGGAAACAGAGGAATATAAGGAAGAATATGCAAAAAGGTCATCTGTCGAAGGACCTTTTGGCATTTTAAAGGAACAATTCCATATAGAAAGCGAAGTAGTGATAGGAAAAACAAAGACAGAAGAAAGAATACTATTAGATGCCGTGGCTTATAATTTAATACGATTATTTAACTTAGAACAAGAAATAAAAAATGATAAAGAAGATATAGTTGATTTCTGTGAGAAAATTTCTGTCCAAGAGAAATTAGAGGTCAGAGCAACCATATTTTAA
- a CDS encoding SLAC1 family transporter, producing the protein MNIIKNLPLAITGLILAILSLGKIFADFSAIFFIIGSILIFMVLLKLVFHFNDFFNELNNLIPLSTFGTFSMALMLWSTYLKPLFLPLSQDIAFVIWILGIIIHLSIILFFTNNYVLNNFNIEDVYATWWIVYIGITMAAITAPAHGLSKYGFIFFGIGFILMIPTLVLVSYRYINFKQIDDQNKPFICIYAAILSILIVGYVNAMTINGTFLSIIYIGAVIFYIFAIIQAFKFIIIERLKFMPSFSAFTFPFVISAIATGEAYKFFGLDILNYLFYIQAFIALILVIFVLYNYLKFLMN; encoded by the coding sequence ATGAATATTATAAAAAATCTGCCTTTGGCAATAACCGGATTGATATTGGCCATTCTTTCACTTGGAAAGATATTCGCTGATTTCAGCGCCATATTCTTCATAATCGGCTCTATTTTAATATTTATGGTATTGCTAAAGCTTGTTTTTCATTTCAATGACTTTTTCAATGAGCTGAACAATCTGATTCCATTAAGCACATTCGGTACATTCTCAATGGCTCTTATGCTTTGGAGCACATATCTAAAGCCCTTATTCCTGCCATTGTCACAAGATATTGCCTTTGTGATATGGATTTTAGGAATAATAATTCACCTATCCATTATTTTGTTCTTTACAAACAACTATGTGCTTAACAATTTCAATATTGAAGATGTCTATGCAACTTGGTGGATCGTCTATATTGGAATTACCATGGCTGCAATTACAGCTCCAGCCCATGGCCTCTCAAAATATGGATTCATTTTCTTTGGAATAGGATTTATATTGATGATACCAACATTGGTTCTGGTCTCCTACAGATACATTAATTTTAAACAAATAGACGATCAAAATAAGCCATTCATTTGCATTTATGCTGCAATTTTATCAATCCTTATTGTAGGATACGTGAATGCTATGACAATAAACGGCACTTTTCTAAGCATTATCTACATAGGGGCAGTTATTTTTTATATTTTTGCAATAATTCAAGCATTCAAGTTTATAATAATTGAAAGATTGAAGTTTATGCCAAGCTTTTCAGCCTTTACATTTCCATTTGTAATAAGCGCAATAGCTACAGGGGAGGCCTATAAGTTCTTTGGACTTGATATTTTGAATTATCTCTTTTATATTCAAGCGTTTATAGCTTTGATTTTAGTAATATTTGTATTGTATAATTATTTGAAGTTTTTAATGAACTAG
- a CDS encoding nitroreductase family protein, with protein MNAIFKRKSIRKFLDKPIEDEKIERLLRAGMQAPSAINSQPWEFIVVRDKDSIKTIENMSLYSKPAKTSTCCIITLFNKKYTDKFDDYCWVEQDMGACTENILLQAVEEGLGAVWLGTYPNEERVNYLKEHFDIPDNVYPYSVIVLGYPTEDYHGESRFDESRIHYETY; from the coding sequence ATGAATGCAATATTTAAAAGAAAAAGCATAAGAAAGTTTTTAGATAAGCCAATAGAAGATGAAAAGATAGAAAGGCTTCTAAGGGCAGGAATGCAGGCTCCATCTGCCATCAATTCACAGCCATGGGAATTTATTGTGGTCCGGGATAAGGATTCCATAAAGACAATAGAGAATATGAGCCTCTATTCAAAGCCTGCCAAAACATCAACCTGCTGCATAATCACATTATTCAACAAAAAATACACTGATAAGTTTGATGATTACTGTTGGGTTGAGCAGGATATGGGAGCATGCACTGAGAATATACTATTGCAGGCAGTTGAAGAAGGCCTTGGGGCTGTATGGCTTGGAACATATCCTAATGAGGAAAGGGTGAATTATCTTAAAGAGCATTTTGATATTCCAGATAATGTTTATCCTTACTCTGTCATTGTTTTAGGATATCCTACAGAGGATTATCATGGAGAAAGTCGTTTTGATGAAAGCAGAATACATTATGAGACTTATTGA
- a CDS encoding nitroreductase family protein has protein sequence MDLLDVMLKRRSVRRYTDEEIPEEKLNKILQAGMLAPTSRNRKPCSFLLINDKDSLVELANSKEHGAELLKGAKQAIAVIANPNVSDTWIEDSSIALAFMHLMAAEQDVGSCWVQMHLRKSKDGQWSEELAREILGLDDYFRIVGILALGMADGQPKPHSLDEIDLNDVHILH, from the coding sequence ATGGATTTATTAGATGTGATGCTTAAAAGAAGAAGTGTAAGAAGATATACAGATGAAGAGATTCCGGAAGAAAAGCTAAATAAAATATTGCAGGCAGGTATGCTTGCTCCAACAAGCAGAAACAGAAAGCCTTGCAGTTTTCTTCTTATAAATGATAAGGATTCCTTGGTGGAATTGGCAAATTCTAAAGAGCATGGTGCAGAGCTCTTAAAGGGTGCAAAGCAAGCTATAGCAGTAATTGCCAATCCAAATGTATCAGACACTTGGATTGAGGACTCCTCCATTGCACTTGCATTCATGCATCTAATGGCTGCAGAGCAGGATGTCGGAAGCTGCTGGGTTCAGATGCATCTTAGAAAGTCTAAGGATGGCCAGTGGTCTGAGGAACTTGCAAGAGAGATTCTTGGGCTTGACGACTACTTTAGAATAGTTGGCATATTGGCTCTTGGAATGGCTGATGGCCAGCCTAAGCCACATAGCCTTGATGAAATTGACTTAAATGATGTGCATATCTTGCATTAA
- the thpR gene encoding RNA 2',3'-cyclic phosphodiesterase translates to MKANEKETIRSFLAIELDESLVPPILDVQGDFKKTDTKIKYVPAENMHFTLKFFGNIDEDIVEDISGAVEKIIKNYSSFELKIENCGCFPNQKVIKVLWLGIDKDSKITDLQKELDKEFKKLGFKKERNYISHLTIGRVKSPKNKNEIRDVIEKNKNIKIGSMTVNRVCLKKSTLTPQGPIYENIRVFDLE, encoded by the coding sequence ATGAAAGCAAATGAAAAAGAGACAATCAGAAGCTTTTTAGCAATTGAACTTGACGAAAGCCTAGTGCCACCAATATTAGACGTTCAAGGGGATTTTAAAAAGACAGACACCAAGATCAAGTATGTTCCCGCTGAAAACATGCATTTTACATTAAAGTTCTTTGGAAACATCGATGAGGATATAGTAGAGGACATAAGTGGTGCAGTTGAAAAGATAATAAAGAACTATTCTTCATTTGAACTTAAGATAGAAAACTGCGGATGCTTTCCAAATCAGAAGGTAATAAAGGTTCTCTGGCTTGGAATAGATAAGGATTCCAAGATAACAGACCTTCAAAAGGAGCTTGATAAAGAGTTTAAAAAGCTTGGATTCAAAAAGGAGAGAAACTACATTTCACATCTTACAATAGGAAGGGTAAAAAGCCCTAAAAACAAGAATGAGATAAGGGATGTGATTGAAAAGAATAAGAATATAAAAATAGGATCCATGACAGTGAATAGGGTATGTCTTAAAAAGAGCACATTGACACCTCAAGGACCTATTTATGAGAATATAAGAGTGTTTGACTTGGAATAA
- a CDS encoding 2-amino-3,7-dideoxy-D-threo-hept-6-ulosonate synthase, translating to MTTNIGKRIRLERIFNRKTGRTVIAPMDHGVSSGPIKGIINMDKTIEEISQGGANAVLMHKGIVEQGHRGYGKDIGLIVHLSASTSLSPDPNNKVTVTTVEKAIQLGADAVSVHVNIGSENEPEMLMELGEISETCSYWGIPLLAMMYPRGQKVENEHDVEMVKHAARVGSELGVDIVKTNYTGDPDSFREVVEGALVPVVIAGGPKIDTDRELLEMVRDSLEVGGAGVAFGRNLFQAQEPGKITKAISEVVHNDMDVEEALKILK from the coding sequence ATGACAACAAATATAGGTAAAAGAATTCGTTTAGAAAGAATTTTCAATAGAAAAACCGGAAGAACCGTAATTGCTCCTATGGACCATGGAGTGTCCAGCGGACCAATCAAAGGTATCATAAATATGGATAAGACCATTGAAGAAATCTCCCAAGGTGGAGCCAATGCAGTATTGATGCATAAGGGTATTGTAGAGCAAGGACACAGAGGATACGGAAAGGACATAGGACTTATTGTCCACTTGTCAGCAAGTACCTCCCTCAGCCCTGATCCAAACAATAAGGTAACTGTAACAACTGTTGAAAAGGCAATTCAGCTTGGAGCAGATGCAGTGAGCGTACACGTTAACATAGGCTCTGAAAACGAACCTGAAATGCTAATGGAACTTGGAGAAATCTCTGAAACCTGCAGCTACTGGGGAATTCCTCTTCTTGCAATGATGTACCCAAGGGGACAGAAGGTAGAGAACGAACACGATGTTGAAATGGTAAAGCATGCTGCACGTGTAGGCTCTGAACTTGGCGTAGACATTGTCAAGACCAATTACACCGGTGACCCAGACTCATTTAGGGAAGTTGTGGAAGGAGCATTGGTTCCTGTAGTAATTGCTGGGGGTCCTAAGATAGACACTGATAGGGAACTTTTAGAAATGGTAAGAGATTCTCTTGAAGTGGGAGGAGCAGGTGTAGCATTCGGAAGAAACCTTTTCCAAGCTCAAGAACCTGGAAAGATCACTAAAGCAATTTCTGAAGTAGTTCACAATGATATGGATGTAGAAGAAGCTTTAAAAATCCTCAAATAA